A genomic segment from Sphingopyxis sp. DBS4 encodes:
- a CDS encoding cytidine deaminase, which produces MSDGKAALIDAARDAATRAYAPYSGFHVGAALLLKNGDVVTGANVENASYGLTLCAETSAVAKIANEGWIGELAEVAIVGGRPDGDALIGSDPVHPCGRCRQILNEAAERSKTDILIHCASGDGGAVKSYRLSELLPASFGPKDLGLID; this is translated from the coding sequence ATGAGCGATGGAAAAGCCGCCCTGATCGACGCCGCGCGCGATGCCGCGACGCGCGCCTATGCGCCTTATTCGGGCTTTCATGTCGGCGCCGCGCTTTTGCTCAAAAATGGCGACGTCGTCACCGGAGCCAATGTCGAGAATGCAAGCTATGGGCTCACCCTCTGCGCCGAGACGAGCGCGGTCGCGAAGATCGCGAACGAGGGCTGGATCGGCGAGCTCGCCGAAGTCGCGATCGTCGGCGGGCGTCCCGACGGCGACGCGCTGATCGGCAGCGATCCCGTGCATCCCTGCGGCCGCTGCCGCCAGATATTGAATGAAGCCGCCGAGCGGTCGAAGACCGACATCCTCATCCACTGCGCTTCGGGCGACGGCGGTGCGGTGAAGAGCTATCGGCTCAGCGAACTGCTCCCCGCGTCCTTCGGGCCGAAGGATCTTGGGTTGATCGATTAG
- a CDS encoding glycoside hydrolase family 25 protein, with the protein MATGARSRGKAATPPRDWRSAAVRVLRRIGGALVLVFLLAGLALWWASRWTPSRELFPTQGVTIDASNGEVRWGSIKAAGADFAYVVATAGDKDVDPMFQRNLAGARAAGIPVGVIHRYSLCGLATDQAANFIRHVPRRADMMPSVVWLDFDDHCPDRPTRALLRSELATFLAQIEAHMGQESLIAPSAGFEADYGVTGAIFRTAAMRSDFFEPDYGAHPWTMWQANHYLRVSGADGTVGWNVLRPKGEMR; encoded by the coding sequence ATGGCGACGGGGGCACGCAGCAGAGGCAAGGCAGCCACGCCGCCCCGCGATTGGCGCAGCGCGGCGGTGCGCGTCCTCCGCCGGATCGGCGGCGCGCTGGTCCTGGTGTTCCTGCTTGCCGGTCTCGCGCTCTGGTGGGCGTCACGCTGGACACCGTCGCGCGAACTCTTCCCGACCCAGGGGGTGACGATCGACGCGAGCAACGGCGAGGTGCGCTGGGGCTCGATCAAGGCCGCGGGCGCCGATTTTGCCTATGTGGTGGCGACGGCAGGCGACAAGGACGTCGATCCGATGTTCCAGCGCAATCTGGCGGGCGCACGCGCGGCGGGGATTCCGGTCGGGGTCATCCATCGCTACAGCCTCTGCGGCCTCGCGACCGACCAGGCCGCGAACTTCATCCGCCACGTGCCCCGCCGCGCCGACATGATGCCGTCGGTCGTCTGGCTCGATTTCGATGACCACTGCCCCGACCGCCCGACGCGCGCGCTGCTGCGCTCTGAACTCGCAACCTTCCTCGCGCAGATCGAAGCGCATATGGGGCAGGAAAGCCTGATCGCGCCCAGCGCGGGGTTCGAAGCCGACTATGGCGTGACGGGGGCGATTTTCCGCACCGCGGCGATGCGCAGCGACTTCTTCGAGCCCGATTATGGCGCGCATCCCTGGACGATGTGGCAGGCGAACCATTATCTTCGAGTGTCGGGCGCCGACGGGACGGTCGGATGGAATGTGCTGCGTCCCAAAGGAGAGATGCGATGA
- a CDS encoding UPF0262 family protein, which translates to MSDAAPSQQRIISIDLDEGSIIWRNPDVEQERRVAIFDILEENRFVPQRGHPDGYAGPYRLRLRVEDGRLIFELSREDHSPLEAIILGLGRFRRPIRDYFAICDSYYQAIKTATAQQIETVDMARRGLHNEAAEMLMDRLDGKIAVDFDTARRLFTLICVLHIKG; encoded by the coding sequence ATGTCCGACGCCGCCCCCTCCCAACAGCGCATCATCTCGATCGACCTCGACGAGGGCTCGATCATCTGGCGCAACCCCGACGTCGAGCAGGAACGGCGCGTCGCGATTTTCGATATCCTCGAGGAAAACCGCTTCGTTCCGCAGCGCGGCCACCCCGACGGCTATGCCGGTCCCTATCGGCTGCGGCTGCGCGTCGAGGACGGCCGGCTGATCTTCGAGCTCAGCCGCGAGGATCATTCGCCGCTGGAGGCGATCATCCTCGGCCTCGGCCGTTTCCGCCGCCCGATCCGCGATTATTTCGCGATCTGCGACTCTTATTATCAGGCCATCAAGACCGCGACCGCGCAGCAGATCGAGACCGTCGATATGGCGCGGCGCGGGCTGCACAACGAAGCGGCCGAGATGCTGATGGACCGGCTCGACGGCAAGATCGCGGTCGATTTCGACACCGCTCGCCGATTGTTCACGCTGATCTGCGTCCTCCACATCAAGGGCTGA